In Macaca nemestrina isolate mMacNem1 chromosome 10, mMacNem.hap1, whole genome shotgun sequence, the genomic window TGTTAAAGCCCTAAAATACAATAAGAACtcaataggccgggcacggtggctcaagcctgtaatcccagcactttgggaggccgagacgggcggatcacgaggtcagaagatcgagaccatcctggctaacacagtgaaaccccgtctctactaaaaagtacaaaaaaccagccgggcgaggtggctggcgcctgtagtcccagctactcgggaggctgaggcaggagaatggcgtaaacccgggaggcggagcttgtagtgagctgagatctggccactgcactccagcctgggcgacagagcgagactccgtctcaaataaaaaacaaaacaaaacaaacaaacaaaaaaacaataagaaCTCAATAATGTTTCCCTTTCCATGCCTCCCCTGTCCTCTCACATGGATTCCTTTCTCTTCATACTAGAGGACTGCTATCAGGCAACCCAGGCTGCTTCCAGATCCATGCGAGCTTCAATGTGGGAGCTGAAAGCCAGAGTGTGGGAATAAGTAGGGAGAACCACACTGTGACTGGCCctgaaggggaggagggagagagtgcaaggaaaaaaaaaaagtgtttccttaGATCTTGGTAAAATGTCAGGTGGAAGGGAGGTTTCTCTTCTCTTacttatgaggaaactgaggctcgttCAAGTGATGGAGGCATATGACTTTGCTGGAGCCTTCCCTCCCAAGGGCCCAATATTGTTCACCTCTTCACCCTCTTTCTTCCCTTGAGGGGGTCTGGGTCAGTGACAAGAAGTGTGAGAGAAGGAACAAAAGGAGAAAACTTTCAAGGAGCCAGGACCTTTCCACTAGACTTCataaaattttaacatgaaaaCTTCCGCAGAGTAGAAGGTACATATCACACGCAAATCATATGCTAATCACATGCAAATCCAAAGTCTGGTCCTCAGAACTCTGACACACAACTAGCTATAGCCCTGGGGGGAATTCTGGGGAGCCCCCTGGGTACTGGACAGGTGAGGGAGGCATTCCATTTAGGGTCAGTTTCTGgagttaaaattcattttatgatcGAAGAGGAGTCAAGCATATAAATAGGGGTTAGGGTCAAGGTTAATGCAGAGTCAAGGACAGATTGGTCTATCTGAAGGCTGCATTAACCTTTAAATGGGGGAGCCTAGGACGCCGTAAAaggcttcctctcctctcccctccccctgccaacTCGGCCCCCCACTTCCACTGCCTCTTTTTTGTCCTGCAGCACACCCTTCTCTACCTACCTCCCATTCCCAATCATACCACCTCCCTGGGGCTTCCCAGTTTGGCTGCAGGAGGAGCTCTGGGTAAATTGTCCCAGACCCCAGCATTCCCTCCAGCCCAGACACTTGGCTTCTGGCCCCAGGTGTGCAGGCTGGCCTTGGCCCCACCCAGGTCCCTTCTTGGCAGAATGTGGCAGCTGCAGGGGAAGCAATAAGGACCTGGTGAGCTGGCAGCTTCATTCCAGAGTGTGGGGAAAGAGCAACAGAACATGAATAAATTCATGGAGCTGGCCCCTCAGCTCCCCCTGAGCCAAGCCGGCTCCCAAACCACACAGATCCGCTGCCGCCTGCAGCCCTGCTGGTCACCACAGCTCACAGCCTGGGCTGGggatgggaggagaggggaaaCTCTAGAGAGAAGAGGACTGGGACCTGAAAGGGGCAGAGGTGAGGGACTTAAAAAGGGGGCCTTGGTAAGTAGAATGGGTGGAGTGGGGAGCGCGGCTGGGCAGAGGGGGCCTCTGGTAAGTGGAGGgagggcaaagggagggagaggagtggCAGGACCTCGGGTGGATGGGGCCTGAGGATCAGGCAGGGGAGGCTGGTGTGAGCCTGGGTCTGCTCTCTGATCCATCCATCATCCAGCCTGGGGGAGCAGATCCAGAATTAGACATGCAGAGGGCTGACACGGCCCTCAGCCCCCCGAGGAAGACAAATGGTGACAAAGACCttgaataaaatttgtatttatggTTGGAGCAGGAGGCCCCTCCCCCACTGACTGCCAATCCTTTCTCTCCCACTCCTTGCAGATGTGTAGgggcctcccccaacccccaacacaGGCCCAGCCTCAGGAATCTCTCTCTCCCAGCATCATTATGAGGCAGGGGTCAAGAAGGAGTACAGAAAACAAGAGAGGAGGAAATCACTCTCCATCGAATAATCATGCCCTGGTGTGCCCTGTGCCCTCCATCTTACACAATGTATTCCCATACATGACAGTCCTGGCTTATCCTGGTCTCTAAGAGGCCTTTGCCGCTACTCACCTGCAGGGTCTCCAAATGCCCCCACTTTTTACCAGTCCTAGAGCTTGTTTTCCTAGCCTCTGGGGTCCTTGTGAGCAAGCCATTTTCCCCAGAGGGCCCAGGCCCTAAGAAAGGATGCAGTCAATAGCTTTTTCTCTGGACTCTGATCTAGCAATGCCTGTGTCTAGCAATGTCTTAGCCACTCTGAAAGCCAGGTACAGTCCCCTCTTACAGGAGGCTGCCTAGCACCTAATCTCCATTTTACTTACATTAATTTGCATGACCAACTTCAACTCCCACCCCAAATACCCATTATGTGGGATCCAACTTCTCTGGGTTTCATCTAACAACAAACTCTTGAAGGAGGAAGGAGCAGAGACTCCTGGGACTGGATAAGTCTGGGACCAGGGCAGGGGTGTCATTGGGCTGAGCTGAGCAGGGCAAATGAGAAAACCGCCGTCTTCTGACTTCCTCTCTCTACTCTAGATTCCCTCATTCTCAGTTCCAAGGTAGGAAAAATGGCATTTGTGGGCTTCAAATTTAGGGACTAAGAGGAAGACAAATACAAATACCTCCCTTCAAACAGCCCTCACGTATACATACACAAAGACAACACACAATCCACAATCGCACTCACCCAGGGACACACAGGGCCAGGATCCCATGGCCACCTCCACACTTTGGAGCACACTGTCACAACGCACAGGCCCAGAGCCTAGCACTGCTGGCAGAGCCGCCCTGCCCCCGCGTCTTCCCCACAGTTGATGTGTCACATTGGAGTCCAAACACGGACCTGGGTGTCTCTCTGCAGCGCGCCATTTACATTTCTCTCTCGATCTGTCAACCTGTCCCGGCtcggtctctcttcctctgtttctgtctctccctctccccctctgggGCTGTCAGTCCGTCTCTTTTCGAagctttgtctctgtctctgcatCTCTATCTagctttccttctctttgattTCTCTGTCGCTCCTTCTCTGCTTTCTTGTCGGTTTCCTGCTTGCTCCTCCGGGCTGCTCTGttctcttattctctctctctctctctctccacacacacacacacacacacacacacacacacacacacacacacacacacacacacacacacacactccactccGCGCCCCAATACtgaggggtgggggtgtggggttGGCTAGAGATTTGCCTTTTCCACTTCAGGCCAACTAGTATCAGTTGAACCCTTTACCATGTTATTCGGTCACGGGCGCTAAGGGGCGTGGGGTGGCGAATTTCTATCTTTTCTAGTccttcttattttgttttctgtttgtttatgaGGTCCCTCCCCCTCATTTTACCTCGGGAACCTACTATGCGTGTTTGTATCGTGACCCCTCTTTATCCCATCGCTGTTTTGGGTTTCCTCTGGGCTCTGAGAATGCCAAACTCCGGGTAAAGGGTGAAAGTAAAGATAGAGTGGGGGCCGCGAGACCCTGAAGAACCCGCTCAGGGCCGGGAAGGAACCTAGGGTCggtggggggtggaggggaggcGGGGAGGACGTGGGTGGGGGCGGCTGCCTGCCCCGCCCCCGCGCTTCCCACTCTGGGCACCAGGGGTCGCTCCGCCTCTGGCCGCTTATAGTGGCTCCGGCCGCTCGGCGCCTCACACCACCCGCATCGCCGCccgggagggaggggaggaaggttAGGGACGCGGAGACCGACCGCGCTCGCAGGACAGAGGCGCGGGCCAGGGCTCTAGCGGGGGCTGGGGCCGCGGCAGGGATAGCAAGGTGAGTCGGTgcttgccaagaggcagagcgcAAAACCTACCAGGAGATCGCGCCCGGTGAGCAGCACCCACAGCTCAGACCCCGGGACGTCCGGAGCGCGGGGAGTAGTCCCCTCTCCAGCCGGGAGCGGTCTATTTGAGCAGCCTGGGACCCAGGCACCGCGCCATCCCTGAGAAAGCAGCGGTCTGGAGAGCAGGCATCTTAGATCTGTAAGAAACCAGCCGTCTGAGAAGCCGCGGATCTCAGGTGCCCAGGATCGTTAGGACTGAACGGGAGGGTACTAGAGGACCACGGGCTCTGGACCGTCAGGAGCTGCCCCTGACGTAACCCACGAGGGGCCTCCCCTTGACAGACGGCTTGGGGAGCGGCACCGCCGCGGCGGGGACCCGGAGAGGCAGGGTAAGGGGAGTGGGGGGGCAGCCGTCGGGGGAGTGCAGACCCAGGCCCAAGGCGGGTCACCGCCTCCTGGGCCCGCGGAGAGTCCCGGGCCCCGGCAGCCATTGCGCCCAAGAGTGAAGAAGATTTGCTGGCCCTGGCCGCGTCGCGGCTGAGCCGCCGCAAGAGGGTGGCGGGTGCGGCCGTCGGGGTGGCcatggtgctgctgctgctggtggccaTCCCGCTGCTGGTGCACAGCTCCCGCGGGCCAGCGCACTACGAGATGCTGGGTCGCTGCCGCATGGTGTGCGACCCGCATGGGCCCAGAGGCCCGGGCCCCGACGGCGCGCCTGCTTCCGTGTCCCCCTTCCCGCCGGGCGGCAAGGGAGAGGTGGGCCGGCGCGGGAAAGCAGGCCTGCGGGGGCCCCCGGGACCACCAGGTCCAAGAGGGCCCCCTGGAGAACCCGGCAGGCCAGGCCCCCCGGGCCCTCCCGGCCCAGGCCCGGGCGGGGTGGCGCCTGCTGCAGGCTACGTGCCTCGCATTGCTTTCTACGCCGGCCTGCGGCGGCCCCACGAGGGTTACGAGGTGCTGCGCTTCGACGACGTGGTGACCAACGTGGGCAACGCCTATGAGGCAGCCAGCGGCAAGTTTACTTGCCCCATGCCAGGCGTCTACTTCTTCGCTTACCACGTGCTCATGCGCGGCGGCGACGGCACCAGCATGTGGGCTGACCTCATGAAGAACGGACAGGtgagatgcccctccccccaacCAGCTCAGACTGGTCGCTCTCTAGATGTCCCTGCACTCATCCCACAACCTGAGATTATTCCCCCAAAAGGCGTCACTGAATCCAGGAACATGAGGCTGCCAAGAACGATAGACGGCTTCATTTAGCCACAGAGGAAACTGGGGGCCAGAGAAGGAAAACCTCCTGCCTAGGGCCTCAGGGAGTGTAGGAATGGTGTTagaattagaactcaggactcaAACCTGAGTGTCTCTGCAGCTGCGACCTCACATTGCAACTATGGGCAACACCAGATGTCTTTGGTGTCTGGCCCTGCCAACTGGCCTCTTTTCTTGTCCCGTCTTGGCCTATCCTTTCTTCCGCGGCAGCCCTCCTGGCCTTTGGGTCTCCCAGCCTTGCATT contains:
- the LOC105492877 gene encoding complement C1q-like protein 4 isoform X3 → MVLLLLVAIPLLVHSSRGPAHYEMLGRCRMVCDPHGPRGPGPDGAPASVSPFPPGGKGEVGRRGKAGLRGPPGPPGPRGPPGEPGRPGPPGPPGPGPGGVAPAAGYVPRIAFYAGLRRPHEGYEVLRFDDVVTNVGNAYEAASGKFTCPMPGVYFFAYHVLMRGGDGTSMWADLMKNGQVRASAIAQDADQNYDYASNSVILHLDVGDEVFIKLDGGKVHGGNTNKV
- the LOC105492877 gene encoding complement C1q-like protein 4 isoform X2, whose protein sequence is MVLLLLVAIPLLVHSSRGPAHYEMLGRCRMVCDPHGPRGPGPDGAPASVSPFPPGGKGEVGRRGKAGLRGPPGPPGPRGPPGEPGRPGPPGPPGPGPGGVAPAAGYVPRIAFYAGLRRPHEGYEVLRFDDVVTNVGNAYEAASGKFTCPMPGVYFFAYHVLMRGGDGTSMWADLMKNGQVRASAIAQDADQNYDYASNSVILHLDVGDEVFIKLDGGKVHGGNTNKYSTFSGFIIYPD
- the LOC105492877 gene encoding complement C1q-like protein 4 isoform X1; amino-acid sequence: MVLLLLVAIPLLVHSSRGPAHYEMLGRCRMVCDPHGPRGPGPDGAPASVSPFPPGGKGEVGRRGKAGLRGPPGPPGPRGPPGEPGRPGPPGPPGPGPGGVAPAAGYVPRIAFYAGLRRPHEGYEVLRFDDVVTNVGNAYEAASGKFTCPMPGVYFFAYHVLMRGGDGTSMWADLMKNGQVRASAIAQDADQNYDYASNSVILHLDVGDEVFIKLDGGKVHGGNTNKLRLQPWQPSVNWRNQ